In one window of Serinus canaria isolate serCan28SL12 chromosome 18, serCan2020, whole genome shotgun sequence DNA:
- the C18H17orf75 gene encoding protein Njmu-R1 — MLPALPDGDERELESSEEGGGAGEERRSERHGCTYHGLYGYRRSAQQGAAGGDGSAGSAVAHTPSTEDFSLSLLDTSLPAEAETELRSFIAKRLTKGALFEGMGNVASVGLSIPEGKVGCYYCRFQQESLLEMGTLESDINAPEYVVCFLGGSEKGLELFRLELDKYIQNLKINLDLEQKNLEASVSPYLRSWFEDAICPIQRVVQLFQDKLASLLHAALSYTPVEVKNADERTEKDISRFLAAASLQGLVQEGTMTSLCIAMTEEQHKSMVIDCSGPQPQLHNAGSNRFCEDWMQAFANGAEGGNPFLFRQILENFKLKAIQDINNLKRFIRQAEMNHYALFKCYLFLKNCGSGDILLKIVKVEHAEMPEARNVVTVLEEFMRETSVS; from the exons aTGCTGCCGGCGCTGCCGGACGGCGATGAGcgggagctggagagcagcgaggagggcggcggcgcgggcgaGGAGCGGCGGTCGGAGCGGCACGGCTGCACCTACCACGGCCTCTATGGCTACCGCAG GTCCGCTCAGCAGGGAGCCGCCGGCGGGGATGGCAGTGCCGGTAGCGCCGTGGCACACACACCCTCCACCGAAGACTTCAG CCTCTCCTTGCTGGACACCAGCTTACCAGCTGAAGCAGAGACGGAGTTGCGCAGTTTCATCGCTAAGCGCCTTACTAAAGGAGCGCTGTTTGAAGGAATGGGGAATGTAGCATCAGTGGGGCTGAg cATACCAGAAGGTAAAGTTGGGTGTTACTACTGTCGTTTCCAACAAGAAAGTCTTCTGGAAATGGGAACGTTGGAATCAGACATCAATGCTCCAGAATATGTGGTTTGTTTCTTAGGTGGCTCAGAGAAGGGTCTGGAACT TTTCAGACTTGAGCTGGACAAATACATTCAAAATCTGAAGATAAATCTTGATTTGGAG CAAAAAAACTTGGAGGCCTCTGTTAGCCCCTACCTGAGGAGCTGGTTTGAGGATGCCATCTGCCCTATCCAGAGGGTCGTGCAGCTCTTCCAGGACAAACTTGCCTCTCTGCTACATGCT gcTCTGAGTTACACTCCTGTAGAGGTCAAAAATGCagatgaaagaacagaaaaggacaTCAGCAG GttcctggcagctgccagcctcCAAGGGCTTGTCCAGGAAGGCACAATGACCTCCCTGTGCATCGCCATGACAGAGGAACAGCACAAGTCCATGGTTATAGACTGTAGTGgacctcagccccagctgcatAATGCAG GAAGCAACAGATTCTGTGAGGACTGGATGCAAGCTTTTGCGAATGGTGCTGAAGGTGGAAATCCTTTTCTCTTCCGGCAGATTTTGGAAAACTTTAAATTGAAG GCTATCCAGGACATTAACAACCTGAAGAGGTTTATCCGCCAGGCCGAAATGAACCACTACGCCTTGTTCAAGTGCTACCTGTTCCTAAAGAACTGTGGCAGTGGAGACATCCTGCTGAAGATTGTGAAAGTAGAACATGCAGAAATGCCAGAGGCCAGGAACGTAGTGACTGTCCTGGAGGAATTCATGAGAGAAACATCAGTTTCTTAA
- the ZNF207 gene encoding BUB3-interacting and GLEBS motif-containing protein ZNF207 isoform X3, giving the protein MGRKKKKQLKPWCWYCNRDFDDEKILIQHQKAKHFKCHICHKKLYTGPGLAIHCMQVHKETIDAVPNAIPGRTDIELEIYGMEGIPEKDMEERRRLLEQKTQESQKKKQQDDSDEYEDDESAASTSFQPQQVQPQQGYIPPMAQPGLPPVPGAPGMPPGIPPLMAGVPPMMPGMPPVMPGMPPGMMPMGGMMPPGPGIPPLMPGMPPGRSGLSNSYYGMPPPVGPRPGMPPMTQAQPVTAPGILNRPPAPAATAPTPQPPVTKPLFPSAGQAAAAVPGPVGTDFKPLNSTPATTTEPPKPTFPAYTQSTASTTSTTNSTAAKPATSITSKPATLTTTSATSKLIHPDEDISLEERRAQLPKYQRNLPRPGQAALGNPPVGPIGGMMPPQPGIPPQQQGMRPPMPPHGQYGAHHQGMPGYLPGAMPPYGQGPPMVPPYQSGPPRPPMGMRPPVMSQGGRY; this is encoded by the exons ATGGGCCGtaagaagaagaagcagctcAAGCCTTGGTGCTG GTACTGTAATAGGGATTTTGATGATGAGAAAATCCTTATACAGCATCAAAAAGCAAAGCACTTTAAATGCCATATATGTCATAAGAAACTGTATACAGGACCTGGTTTAGCTATACACTGCATGCAG gtaCATAAAGAAACAATAGATGCCGTTCCAAATGCTATTCCCGGAAGAACAGACATTGAACTGGAAATCTATGGAATGGAAGGCATTCCAGAAAAAGACATGGAGGAACGGAGGAGGTTACTTGAACAAAAAACTCAGG agagccagaaaaagaaacaacaggaTGACTCTGATGAGTATGAAGATGATGAATCTGCAGCTTCAACTTCATTTCAACCCCAGCAAGTTCAGCCACAGCAGGGGTACATTCCCCCAATGGCACAGCCAGGTTTGCCTCCTGTGCCAGGTGCACCAGGGATGCCTCCAG gtaTACCCCCATTAATGGCAGGTGTTCCACCTATGATGCCTGGAATGCCTCCAGTTATGCCTGGAATGCCACCTGG GATGATGCCAATGGGTGGAATGATGCCTCCTGGGCCCGGAATCCCGCCTCTTATGCCTGGTATGCCACCAGGTAGGTCAGGGTTGTCGAACTCGTACTATG GGATGCCACCTCCTGTTGGGCCTCGGCCTGGCATGCCTCCAATGACACAAGCACAGCCTGTTACAGCCCCGGGTATTCTGAACCggcctccagctcctgctgcaacAGCACCAACCCCACAACCTCCAGTTACTAAACCACTCTTCCCAAGTGCAGGGCAG gctgcagcagctgtgccagggccagtTGGTACTGATTTCAAACCTTTGAATTCTACACCCGCGACAACAACAGAACCCCCCAAACCAACATTCCCGGCTTACACACAGTCTACAGCCTCAACCACTAGCACAacaaacagcactgcagctAAACCAGCTACATCTATCACAAGTAAGCCTGCTACCCTCACAACAACCAGTGCAACCAGTAAGTTGATCCATCCAGATGAGGATATATCACTG GAAGAGAGAAGGGCACAGTTGCCTAAATACCAGCGCAATCTTCCTCGACCcggccaggctgccctgggtaATCCACCGGTTGGACCAATTGGAGGTATGATGCCaccacagccaggaattcctccaCAGCAACAAGGAATGAGACCTCCCATGCCACCTCATG GTCAGTATGGTGCTCATCACCAGGGCATGCCAGGATATCTTCCTGGAGCAATGCCTCCATACGGTCAGGGACCTCCGATGGTGCCCCCGTACCAGAGTGGACCTCCTCGCCCTCCGATGGGAATGAGACCGCCTGTAATGTCGCAAGGTGGCCGCTACTGA
- the ZNF207 gene encoding BUB3-interacting and GLEBS motif-containing protein ZNF207 isoform X4, with protein MGRKKKKQLKPWCWYCNRDFDDEKILIQHQKAKHFKCHICHKKLYTGPGLAIHCMQVHKETIDAVPNAIPGRTDIELEIYGMEGIPEKDMEERRRLLEQKTQESQKKKQQDDSDEYEDDESAASTSFQPQQVQPQQGYIPPMAQPGLPPVPGAPGMPPGIPPLMAGVPPMMPGMPPVMPGMPPGMMPMGGMMPPGPGIPPLMPGMPPGMPPPVGPRPGMPPMTQAQPVTAPGILNRPPAPAATAPTPQPPVTKPLFPSAGQAAAAVPGPVGTDFKPLNSTPATTTEPPKPTFPAYTQSTASTTSTTNSTAAKPATSITSKPATLTTTSATSKLIHPDEDISLEERRAQLPKYQRNLPRPGQAALGNPPVGPIGGMMPPQPGIPPQQQGMRPPMPPHGQYGAHHQGMPGYLPGAMPPYGQGPPMVPPYQSGPPRPPMGMRPPVMSQGGRY; from the exons ATGGGCCGtaagaagaagaagcagctcAAGCCTTGGTGCTG GTACTGTAATAGGGATTTTGATGATGAGAAAATCCTTATACAGCATCAAAAAGCAAAGCACTTTAAATGCCATATATGTCATAAGAAACTGTATACAGGACCTGGTTTAGCTATACACTGCATGCAG gtaCATAAAGAAACAATAGATGCCGTTCCAAATGCTATTCCCGGAAGAACAGACATTGAACTGGAAATCTATGGAATGGAAGGCATTCCAGAAAAAGACATGGAGGAACGGAGGAGGTTACTTGAACAAAAAACTCAGG agagccagaaaaagaaacaacaggaTGACTCTGATGAGTATGAAGATGATGAATCTGCAGCTTCAACTTCATTTCAACCCCAGCAAGTTCAGCCACAGCAGGGGTACATTCCCCCAATGGCACAGCCAGGTTTGCCTCCTGTGCCAGGTGCACCAGGGATGCCTCCAG gtaTACCCCCATTAATGGCAGGTGTTCCACCTATGATGCCTGGAATGCCTCCAGTTATGCCTGGAATGCCACCTGG GATGATGCCAATGGGTGGAATGATGCCTCCTGGGCCCGGAATCCCGCCTCTTATGCCTGGTATGCCACCAG GGATGCCACCTCCTGTTGGGCCTCGGCCTGGCATGCCTCCAATGACACAAGCACAGCCTGTTACAGCCCCGGGTATTCTGAACCggcctccagctcctgctgcaacAGCACCAACCCCACAACCTCCAGTTACTAAACCACTCTTCCCAAGTGCAGGGCAG gctgcagcagctgtgccagggccagtTGGTACTGATTTCAAACCTTTGAATTCTACACCCGCGACAACAACAGAACCCCCCAAACCAACATTCCCGGCTTACACACAGTCTACAGCCTCAACCACTAGCACAacaaacagcactgcagctAAACCAGCTACATCTATCACAAGTAAGCCTGCTACCCTCACAACAACCAGTGCAACCAGTAAGTTGATCCATCCAGATGAGGATATATCACTG GAAGAGAGAAGGGCACAGTTGCCTAAATACCAGCGCAATCTTCCTCGACCcggccaggctgccctgggtaATCCACCGGTTGGACCAATTGGAGGTATGATGCCaccacagccaggaattcctccaCAGCAACAAGGAATGAGACCTCCCATGCCACCTCATG GTCAGTATGGTGCTCATCACCAGGGCATGCCAGGATATCTTCCTGGAGCAATGCCTCCATACGGTCAGGGACCTCCGATGGTGCCCCCGTACCAGAGTGGACCTCCTCGCCCTCCGATGGGAATGAGACCGCCTGTAATGTCGCAAGGTGGCCGCTACTGA
- the ZNF207 gene encoding BUB3-interacting and GLEBS motif-containing protein ZNF207 isoform X1 — MGRKKKKQLKPWCWYCNRDFDDEKILIQHQKAKHFKCHICHKKLYTGPGLAIHCMQVHKETIDAVPNAIPGRTDIELEIYGMEGIPEKDMEERRRLLEQKTQESQKKKQQDDSDEYEDDESAASTSFQPQQVQPQQGYIPPMAQPGLPPVPGAPGMPPGIPPLMAGVPPMMPGMPPVMPGMPPGLHQQRKYMQSFCGGNMMMPMGGMMPPGPGIPPLMPGMPPGRSGLSNSYYGMPPPVGPRPGMPPMTQAQPVTAPGILNRPPAPAATAPTPQPPVTKPLFPSAGQAAAAVPGPVGTDFKPLNSTPATTTEPPKPTFPAYTQSTASTTSTTNSTAAKPATSITSKPATLTTTSATSKLIHPDEDISLEERRAQLPKYQRNLPRPGQAALGNPPVGPIGGMMPPQPGIPPQQQGMRPPMPPHGQYGAHHQGMPGYLPGAMPPYGQGPPMVPPYQSGPPRPPMGMRPPVMSQGGRY, encoded by the exons ATGGGCCGtaagaagaagaagcagctcAAGCCTTGGTGCTG GTACTGTAATAGGGATTTTGATGATGAGAAAATCCTTATACAGCATCAAAAAGCAAAGCACTTTAAATGCCATATATGTCATAAGAAACTGTATACAGGACCTGGTTTAGCTATACACTGCATGCAG gtaCATAAAGAAACAATAGATGCCGTTCCAAATGCTATTCCCGGAAGAACAGACATTGAACTGGAAATCTATGGAATGGAAGGCATTCCAGAAAAAGACATGGAGGAACGGAGGAGGTTACTTGAACAAAAAACTCAGG agagccagaaaaagaaacaacaggaTGACTCTGATGAGTATGAAGATGATGAATCTGCAGCTTCAACTTCATTTCAACCCCAGCAAGTTCAGCCACAGCAGGGGTACATTCCCCCAATGGCACAGCCAGGTTTGCCTCCTGTGCCAGGTGCACCAGGGATGCCTCCAG gtaTACCCCCATTAATGGCAGGTGTTCCACCTATGATGCCTGGAATGCCTCCAGTTATGCCTGGAATGCCACCTGG ATTACATCAACAGAGAAAATACATGCAGTCATTTTGTGGTGGAAACAT GATGATGCCAATGGGTGGAATGATGCCTCCTGGGCCCGGAATCCCGCCTCTTATGCCTGGTATGCCACCAGGTAGGTCAGGGTTGTCGAACTCGTACTATG GGATGCCACCTCCTGTTGGGCCTCGGCCTGGCATGCCTCCAATGACACAAGCACAGCCTGTTACAGCCCCGGGTATTCTGAACCggcctccagctcctgctgcaacAGCACCAACCCCACAACCTCCAGTTACTAAACCACTCTTCCCAAGTGCAGGGCAG gctgcagcagctgtgccagggccagtTGGTACTGATTTCAAACCTTTGAATTCTACACCCGCGACAACAACAGAACCCCCCAAACCAACATTCCCGGCTTACACACAGTCTACAGCCTCAACCACTAGCACAacaaacagcactgcagctAAACCAGCTACATCTATCACAAGTAAGCCTGCTACCCTCACAACAACCAGTGCAACCAGTAAGTTGATCCATCCAGATGAGGATATATCACTG GAAGAGAGAAGGGCACAGTTGCCTAAATACCAGCGCAATCTTCCTCGACCcggccaggctgccctgggtaATCCACCGGTTGGACCAATTGGAGGTATGATGCCaccacagccaggaattcctccaCAGCAACAAGGAATGAGACCTCCCATGCCACCTCATG GTCAGTATGGTGCTCATCACCAGGGCATGCCAGGATATCTTCCTGGAGCAATGCCTCCATACGGTCAGGGACCTCCGATGGTGCCCCCGTACCAGAGTGGACCTCCTCGCCCTCCGATGGGAATGAGACCGCCTGTAATGTCGCAAGGTGGCCGCTACTGA
- the ZNF207 gene encoding BUB3-interacting and GLEBS motif-containing protein ZNF207 isoform X2, with the protein MGRKKKKQLKPWCWYCNRDFDDEKILIQHQKAKHFKCHICHKKLYTGPGLAIHCMQVHKETIDAVPNAIPGRTDIELEIYGMEGIPEKDMEERRRLLEQKTQESQKKKQQDDSDEYEDDESAASTSFQPQQVQPQQGYIPPMAQPGLPPVPGAPGMPPGIPPLMAGVPPMMPGMPPVMPGMPPGLHQQRKYMQSFCGGNMMMPMGGMMPPGPGIPPLMPGMPPGMPPPVGPRPGMPPMTQAQPVTAPGILNRPPAPAATAPTPQPPVTKPLFPSAGQAAAAVPGPVGTDFKPLNSTPATTTEPPKPTFPAYTQSTASTTSTTNSTAAKPATSITSKPATLTTTSATSKLIHPDEDISLEERRAQLPKYQRNLPRPGQAALGNPPVGPIGGMMPPQPGIPPQQQGMRPPMPPHGQYGAHHQGMPGYLPGAMPPYGQGPPMVPPYQSGPPRPPMGMRPPVMSQGGRY; encoded by the exons ATGGGCCGtaagaagaagaagcagctcAAGCCTTGGTGCTG GTACTGTAATAGGGATTTTGATGATGAGAAAATCCTTATACAGCATCAAAAAGCAAAGCACTTTAAATGCCATATATGTCATAAGAAACTGTATACAGGACCTGGTTTAGCTATACACTGCATGCAG gtaCATAAAGAAACAATAGATGCCGTTCCAAATGCTATTCCCGGAAGAACAGACATTGAACTGGAAATCTATGGAATGGAAGGCATTCCAGAAAAAGACATGGAGGAACGGAGGAGGTTACTTGAACAAAAAACTCAGG agagccagaaaaagaaacaacaggaTGACTCTGATGAGTATGAAGATGATGAATCTGCAGCTTCAACTTCATTTCAACCCCAGCAAGTTCAGCCACAGCAGGGGTACATTCCCCCAATGGCACAGCCAGGTTTGCCTCCTGTGCCAGGTGCACCAGGGATGCCTCCAG gtaTACCCCCATTAATGGCAGGTGTTCCACCTATGATGCCTGGAATGCCTCCAGTTATGCCTGGAATGCCACCTGG ATTACATCAACAGAGAAAATACATGCAGTCATTTTGTGGTGGAAACAT GATGATGCCAATGGGTGGAATGATGCCTCCTGGGCCCGGAATCCCGCCTCTTATGCCTGGTATGCCACCAG GGATGCCACCTCCTGTTGGGCCTCGGCCTGGCATGCCTCCAATGACACAAGCACAGCCTGTTACAGCCCCGGGTATTCTGAACCggcctccagctcctgctgcaacAGCACCAACCCCACAACCTCCAGTTACTAAACCACTCTTCCCAAGTGCAGGGCAG gctgcagcagctgtgccagggccagtTGGTACTGATTTCAAACCTTTGAATTCTACACCCGCGACAACAACAGAACCCCCCAAACCAACATTCCCGGCTTACACACAGTCTACAGCCTCAACCACTAGCACAacaaacagcactgcagctAAACCAGCTACATCTATCACAAGTAAGCCTGCTACCCTCACAACAACCAGTGCAACCAGTAAGTTGATCCATCCAGATGAGGATATATCACTG GAAGAGAGAAGGGCACAGTTGCCTAAATACCAGCGCAATCTTCCTCGACCcggccaggctgccctgggtaATCCACCGGTTGGACCAATTGGAGGTATGATGCCaccacagccaggaattcctccaCAGCAACAAGGAATGAGACCTCCCATGCCACCTCATG GTCAGTATGGTGCTCATCACCAGGGCATGCCAGGATATCTTCCTGGAGCAATGCCTCCATACGGTCAGGGACCTCCGATGGTGCCCCCGTACCAGAGTGGACCTCCTCGCCCTCCGATGGGAATGAGACCGCCTGTAATGTCGCAAGGTGGCCGCTACTGA
- the ZNF207 gene encoding BUB3-interacting and GLEBS motif-containing protein ZNF207 isoform X5: protein MEGIPEKDMEERRRLLEQKTQESQKKKQQDDSDEYEDDESAASTSFQPQQVQPQQGYIPPMAQPGLPPVPGAPGMPPGIPPLMAGVPPMMPGMPPVMPGMPPGLHQQRKYMQSFCGGNMMMPMGGMMPPGPGIPPLMPGMPPGRSGLSNSYYGMPPPVGPRPGMPPMTQAQPVTAPGILNRPPAPAATAPTPQPPVTKPLFPSAGQAAAAVPGPVGTDFKPLNSTPATTTEPPKPTFPAYTQSTASTTSTTNSTAAKPATSITSKPATLTTTSATSKLIHPDEDISLEERRAQLPKYQRNLPRPGQAALGNPPVGPIGGMMPPQPGIPPQQQGMRPPMPPHGQYGAHHQGMPGYLPGAMPPYGQGPPMVPPYQSGPPRPPMGMRPPVMSQGGRY, encoded by the exons ATGGAAGGCATTCCAGAAAAAGACATGGAGGAACGGAGGAGGTTACTTGAACAAAAAACTCAGG agagccagaaaaagaaacaacaggaTGACTCTGATGAGTATGAAGATGATGAATCTGCAGCTTCAACTTCATTTCAACCCCAGCAAGTTCAGCCACAGCAGGGGTACATTCCCCCAATGGCACAGCCAGGTTTGCCTCCTGTGCCAGGTGCACCAGGGATGCCTCCAG gtaTACCCCCATTAATGGCAGGTGTTCCACCTATGATGCCTGGAATGCCTCCAGTTATGCCTGGAATGCCACCTGG ATTACATCAACAGAGAAAATACATGCAGTCATTTTGTGGTGGAAACAT GATGATGCCAATGGGTGGAATGATGCCTCCTGGGCCCGGAATCCCGCCTCTTATGCCTGGTATGCCACCAGGTAGGTCAGGGTTGTCGAACTCGTACTATG GGATGCCACCTCCTGTTGGGCCTCGGCCTGGCATGCCTCCAATGACACAAGCACAGCCTGTTACAGCCCCGGGTATTCTGAACCggcctccagctcctgctgcaacAGCACCAACCCCACAACCTCCAGTTACTAAACCACTCTTCCCAAGTGCAGGGCAG gctgcagcagctgtgccagggccagtTGGTACTGATTTCAAACCTTTGAATTCTACACCCGCGACAACAACAGAACCCCCCAAACCAACATTCCCGGCTTACACACAGTCTACAGCCTCAACCACTAGCACAacaaacagcactgcagctAAACCAGCTACATCTATCACAAGTAAGCCTGCTACCCTCACAACAACCAGTGCAACCAGTAAGTTGATCCATCCAGATGAGGATATATCACTG GAAGAGAGAAGGGCACAGTTGCCTAAATACCAGCGCAATCTTCCTCGACCcggccaggctgccctgggtaATCCACCGGTTGGACCAATTGGAGGTATGATGCCaccacagccaggaattcctccaCAGCAACAAGGAATGAGACCTCCCATGCCACCTCATG GTCAGTATGGTGCTCATCACCAGGGCATGCCAGGATATCTTCCTGGAGCAATGCCTCCATACGGTCAGGGACCTCCGATGGTGCCCCCGTACCAGAGTGGACCTCCTCGCCCTCCGATGGGAATGAGACCGCCTGTAATGTCGCAAGGTGGCCGCTACTGA